A single bacterium DNA region contains:
- a CDS encoding UDP-N-acetylmuramate--alanine ligase codes for PHGFGPTRFLREALVATFADALAPHDVLWLPEIYFAGGTVARDISGADLVADVRARGRDARFAAARSALPAAIAAEARRGDLVLVMGARDPSLTSFCGEIVDAIEGGAGS; via the coding sequence GCCCCACGGCTTCGGCCCGACCCGCTTCCTGCGCGAAGCCCTCGTGGCGACCTTCGCCGACGCGCTCGCGCCGCACGACGTGCTGTGGCTGCCGGAGATCTACTTCGCCGGGGGCACCGTGGCGCGGGACATCTCGGGCGCCGACCTGGTGGCCGACGTCCGCGCCCGCGGGCGCGACGCCCGCTTCGCCGCCGCGCGGTCGGCCCTGCCCGCCGCCATCGCGGCCGAGGCGCGGCGGGGCGATCTGGTCCTGGTCATGGGGGCCCGGGACCCTTCCCTGACGTCGTTCTGCGGGGAGATCGTCGACG